Proteins from a single region of Bartonella sp. M0283:
- a CDS encoding N-acetylmuramoyl-L-alanine amidase produces the protein MSAETFKPDYPGAIVRPSPNFEERKDGAKPQFLILHYTGMENAESAEQLLCSPEAKVSAHYVVEEDGKVVQLVQEVYRAWHAGESFWRGITDVNSHSIGIEIVNGGPLLNFPDYPEKQIESVIKLCKSIIEKYSIEQRNVLAHSDIAPHRKTDPGEKFPWETLFKAGIGHFVRPALISGGRFMTNGESGRPVEAYQSMLALYGYGIDITGSFDERTQLVTKAFQRHFRPQKVDGVADVSTIDTLHRLLGTLKSLT, from the coding sequence ATGAGTGCAGAAACTTTCAAACCGGATTATCCGGGAGCAATTGTGCGCCCGTCACCTAATTTTGAAGAGCGTAAAGACGGCGCCAAACCGCAATTTCTTATTCTCCATTACACAGGCATGGAAAACGCTGAAAGTGCCGAACAACTTTTATGTTCACCGGAAGCAAAAGTTTCAGCCCATTATGTTGTGGAAGAAGACGGGAAAGTTGTTCAACTGGTTCAAGAGGTTTATCGCGCGTGGCATGCCGGTGAAAGTTTCTGGCGCGGTATTACAGATGTTAATTCCCATTCGATCGGTATTGAAATAGTCAATGGCGGGCCTTTATTGAACTTTCCCGATTATCCGGAAAAGCAGATTGAGTCGGTCATCAAACTTTGCAAGTCGATCATTGAAAAATATTCGATTGAACAGAGGAATGTACTCGCCCATTCCGATATCGCTCCCCATCGCAAAACCGACCCGGGTGAAAAATTCCCTTGGGAAACACTGTTTAAGGCCGGCATTGGCCACTTTGTGCGTCCGGCTCTAATTTCCGGTGGACGCTTCATGACCAATGGTGAAAGCGGCAGACCGGTTGAAGCCTATCAATCAATGCTGGCTCTTTATGGTTACGGCATTGATATCACCGGCTCTTTCGACGAACGCACGCAACTGGTGACAAAAGCCTTTCAACGCCATTTCAGACCGCAAAAGGTTGATGGTGTTGCGGATGTCTCGACGATTGACACACTTCATCGCCTGCTTGGCACGTTGAAAAGCCTCACCTGA
- a CDS encoding DnaJ family molecular chaperone: MPSLWTRIGELINNVAGDVLNAIVERVRNFFEGDPETRRQVAFSVSMIALSAKMAKADGVVSDAEVKAFYEIFSVPDHEFHNVERLYNLAKQDIAGFDVYARRLFRLCQESDCQGQLLEDVLEGLFYIAKSDGVIHQDELVFLREVSDIFGFSREQFRAISARHAVIGESDPWLVLGLKKGISFEEARKRYHDLVREHHPDRVMARGLPKEFLAIANERLAAINNAWAIVREELVTV, translated from the coding sequence ATGCCTTCATTATGGACACGCATTGGCGAGCTTATTAACAACGTTGCTGGCGACGTGTTGAATGCTATTGTCGAACGTGTGCGTAACTTCTTTGAAGGTGATCCTGAAACACGCAGACAAGTTGCTTTTTCTGTTTCCATGATTGCTTTATCGGCAAAAATGGCAAAAGCCGATGGTGTTGTAAGTGACGCCGAGGTCAAAGCATTTTATGAAATTTTTTCGGTTCCCGACCACGAGTTTCATAATGTCGAACGCCTGTATAATCTCGCCAAACAGGACATTGCCGGATTTGATGTTTATGCGCGTCGCCTGTTTCGGCTCTGTCAGGAATCCGATTGTCAAGGACAATTATTGGAAGATGTTCTGGAAGGGCTTTTCTATATTGCCAAATCGGATGGCGTAATTCATCAGGACGAACTCGTTTTTTTGCGTGAGGTTTCCGATATTTTCGGTTTTTCTCGCGAGCAGTTCAGGGCAATCAGCGCGCGCCACGCTGTCATAGGTGAAAGTGATCCGTGGCTGGTTTTGGGCCTCAAAAAAGGTATAAGCTTCGAGGAAGCGCGTAAACGCTACCATGATCTTGTGCGCGAACATCATCCCGACAGGGTTATGGCACGCGGTTTACCAAAGGAATTTCTGGCTATTGCCAATGAGCGTCTGGCGGCTATTAATAACGCATGGGCTATCGTGCGTGAGGAGCTTGTTACAGTATGA